The following proteins come from a genomic window of Leptospira andrefontaineae:
- a CDS encoding response regulator, with product MKPLVLVVDDNDRYANNLKTYLQENGCEVLRAIDASQGWDLYLANKHKLKAIITDITMETQTSGLWMIRRIYQDGFEGIKVIATTGFDVSGVMAISKYFLPWFAGVEYMVPKVPLKRGEVILLPTSGVSPDFLSKLKA from the coding sequence TTGAAACCATTAGTTCTTGTAGTAGACGACAATGATCGTTACGCGAATAATCTCAAAACTTATCTCCAAGAGAACGGATGCGAAGTACTTCGTGCCATAGATGCATCTCAAGGCTGGGATCTTTATCTTGCGAATAAACATAAGCTTAAAGCCATCATCACCGATATAACAATGGAAACCCAAACTTCCGGACTTTGGATGATCCGCAGGATCTACCAAGATGGATTCGAAGGGATAAAGGTAATTGCCACTACTGGATTCGATGTTTCCGGAGTAATGGCGATAAGTAAATATTTCCTGCCTTGGTTTGCAGGAGTGGAATATATGGTGCCTAAGGTCCCATTAAAAAGAGGAGAAGTAATACTTTTGCCTACGAGTGGGGTCTCTCCAGATTTCTTGAGCAAACTGAAAGCTTAA
- a CDS encoding ABC transporter ATP-binding protein, producing the protein MKIFFRLMSYSVRYKYRFSLGIAFALLTAVLNAVSLTSIIPLFDTMAADPNTRFQFEFTEAEQEIIAKEESNLEIRLNPVERAKKVLIDVKRWSNGRTKYMEPKEVVWAVCLLILPLYGLKLITYLASVYCLATAGYWAVRDIRQELFEKNQMLPLTFFFKEKTGLLMSRIINDVEVVAAVISSNFRDATINFFYVITHLLVLLYLNTELLLIACGTVPLIILPVTLFTKKITRSTERFQEKLADLNANLQEMISGIKVIRVFNTEKYEKEKFQKINQNVYRRNFKGQYYLQIAPSLVELTSSLVALGFFALGARYILAGNVGSPFTVGQFMVFLLTLLFLLRPLTQLSQMVGKISQSIIAGRRIFEIIDLETEDHSEDEKVKVERVTNSIQFKGINFAYPGTNAEVLKDINLNVKVGETIAIVGASGCGKSTLMDLIPRFFDPSVGSIEFDGENIKDLSLADLRNKIGIVTQDIFLFHGKVADNIAYGKPGASRKDVIRAARLAHAHDFIKQMDNGYDSILGVRGLNLSGGQRQRLVIARALLRDPEIMILDEATSALDAESERLVSDAFRRLFANRTTFVIAHRLSTIKDIPRILVMDNGRIVEEGNHTSLMEQNGLYRKLTDNQYAGAGMLP; encoded by the coding sequence ATGAAAATATTCTTCCGCCTAATGAGTTATTCCGTACGTTATAAGTACAGATTTTCATTAGGTATTGCTTTTGCTCTTCTAACTGCTGTTTTGAACGCAGTCTCCTTAACTTCTATCATTCCTCTTTTCGATACTATGGCTGCGGATCCAAACACTCGCTTCCAATTCGAATTCACAGAAGCAGAACAAGAGATAATAGCTAAAGAAGAATCCAATTTAGAGATCCGATTAAATCCTGTAGAGAGAGCTAAAAAAGTACTCATCGACGTTAAAAGATGGTCTAACGGACGCACTAAATACATGGAACCCAAGGAAGTGGTTTGGGCTGTTTGTCTTTTGATCCTTCCTTTATATGGACTTAAGCTGATAACCTATCTTGCTTCGGTGTATTGCCTTGCGACAGCAGGATATTGGGCTGTGAGGGATATCCGACAGGAATTATTCGAGAAAAACCAAATGCTCCCTCTTACTTTTTTCTTTAAAGAAAAAACGGGGCTTTTGATGAGTAGGATCATTAACGATGTAGAAGTTGTTGCGGCAGTGATCTCTTCTAATTTCAGAGATGCTACGATCAATTTTTTCTATGTGATCACTCACCTTTTAGTATTACTTTATTTGAATACGGAACTTCTTCTTATCGCTTGCGGAACTGTACCTTTGATCATTCTGCCTGTGACTTTATTCACAAAAAAGATCACAAGGTCTACGGAAAGATTCCAAGAAAAATTAGCGGATCTAAACGCGAATCTCCAAGAGATGATCTCAGGAATTAAAGTGATCCGCGTTTTTAACACGGAGAAATACGAGAAGGAAAAATTCCAAAAGATCAATCAGAACGTTTATCGAAGGAATTTTAAAGGGCAATATTATCTGCAAATCGCACCGAGCTTAGTTGAATTAACTTCTTCTTTGGTGGCTCTTGGATTTTTTGCATTAGGCGCAAGATACATTCTCGCAGGAAATGTTGGATCTCCATTCACAGTAGGGCAATTCATGGTGTTCCTACTCACACTTCTTTTCCTTCTACGCCCATTAACACAATTATCTCAGATGGTGGGAAAAATTTCGCAGTCCATTATCGCCGGCAGAAGGATCTTCGAGATCATAGATCTGGAAACGGAAGATCATAGCGAAGATGAAAAAGTAAAAGTAGAAAGAGTCACAAACTCCATCCAATTCAAAGGAATTAACTTCGCGTATCCTGGAACAAATGCGGAAGTCCTAAAAGATATAAACTTGAATGTGAAAGTAGGAGAAACAATCGCAATCGTTGGAGCGAGCGGCTGTGGAAAGTCAACTCTAATGGATTTAATTCCTAGATTCTTTGACCCAAGTGTTGGGTCTATAGAGTTCGATGGAGAAAATATCAAAGACCTTTCTCTTGCAGATCTACGTAATAAAATTGGGATCGTAACTCAGGACATTTTTTTATTCCACGGAAAAGTTGCCGATAATATCGCTTACGGAAAACCAGGAGCGAGCAGAAAAGATGTGATCAGAGCCGCAAGACTTGCTCACGCTCATGACTTCATTAAACAAATGGACAATGGGTATGATAGTATCCTAGGAGTGAGAGGTTTAAATCTTTCAGGCGGGCAAAGGCAAAGACTAGTGATCGCAAGGGCTTTATTAAGAGATCCTGAAATTATGATCTTAGACGAAGCGACTTCTGCATTAGATGCTGAGTCGGAAAGATTAGTAAGCGATGCATTCCGAAGATTATTCGCAAACAGAACTACATTTGTGATCGCACATAGACTTTCCACTATCAAAGACATTCCTCGCATCCTCGTTATGGATAACGGAAGGATTGTAGAAGAAGGAAATCATACTTCTCTAATGGAACAAAACGGTCTTTATCGAAAACTTACAGACAACCAATACGCCGGAGCGGGGATGCTGCCTTGA
- a CDS encoding anthranilate synthase component II, with the protein MILLVDNYDSFTYNLYQYFSQIGNKVEVYRNDKIDLNEIKRLNPKGIILSPGPGRPEDSGVCIDILKELAGQLPILGVCLGHQAIGLVHGGKIVNAPNIMHGKVSLIEHDGKDIYKSLPSPFLATRYHSLVIQPESLPDVLEVSSKTEDGIIMGVRHKTKPHLYGVQFHPESIMTQNGLELVRNFSRIVSEA; encoded by the coding sequence ATGATCCTTCTCGTAGACAATTACGATTCTTTTACATACAATCTGTATCAGTATTTTTCTCAAATCGGTAATAAGGTAGAAGTTTATCGAAACGATAAAATCGATCTGAACGAGATCAAAAGATTAAATCCGAAAGGGATTATCTTAAGTCCAGGCCCTGGACGTCCTGAAGATTCAGGAGTTTGTATTGATATTTTAAAAGAACTGGCGGGACAACTACCGATCTTAGGTGTATGTTTAGGTCACCAAGCCATTGGTCTTGTCCATGGCGGAAAGATCGTAAACGCCCCGAATATTATGCACGGAAAAGTTAGCTTGATAGAACATGATGGTAAGGATATTTATAAGTCCTTGCCTTCTCCTTTTTTAGCAACTAGATATCATTCTCTTGTGATCCAGCCAGAAAGTCTTCCTGATGTTTTAGAGGTTTCTTCTAAGACCGAAGATGGAATTATCATGGGAGTGCGTCACAAAACAAAACCTCATTTATATGGAGTTCAATTCCATCCTGAATCTATCATGACTCAAAACGGATTGGAATTGGTGAGAAACTTTTCTCGAATCGTTTCAGAAGCGTAA
- the trpE gene encoding anthranilate synthase component I has protein sequence METPVSLFAKWGGTEAKHSFLLESVEGGENVGRNSFLGKDPYRLLYGKNGLFYVSKRKEPETEIITYDPLFLLEYSMGDDKYVPDHRLPSFQGGAVGFLSFGAVRYYENIPDTKPEDEPAPDAYFALYDEVLVVDHVDRLLRIVVNARLSEYEDPKACYEATLERIDAIEKEIREGELPGWVKHPLESKEKLEYTPNIPDEDYKKAVQKAKEYIYAGDIFQVVPSRKLEFRPGVPPFQVYRGLRTVNPSPYMYFLKLDDISLVGSSPEIMVKCKDRKTYLRPIAGTRPRGANPEADRLLEENLLADPKEIAEHIMLVDLGRNDLGRVCEAGSVRVEDFKIIEKYSHVMHIVSQCSGILEEGKSVYDLLRATLPAGTVSGAPKIRAMEIIDELERTRRGIYSGALGYISYQGDTDMAIVIRTISFYGEKAFVQAGGGVVYDSSPEGELEETKNKMAALLRAVDFARNGLKGEWNR, from the coding sequence TTGGAAACCCCGGTGTCCCTTTTTGCAAAATGGGGAGGTACCGAGGCCAAACATTCTTTTCTTTTAGAATCAGTAGAAGGTGGAGAGAATGTTGGTAGGAATTCCTTCTTAGGAAAAGATCCTTATAGACTTCTCTATGGTAAGAACGGTCTATTCTATGTTTCCAAGAGAAAAGAACCTGAAACAGAGATCATTACGTATGATCCTTTATTCCTATTGGAATACTCCATGGGGGACGACAAATACGTTCCGGATCATAGACTTCCTTCTTTCCAAGGAGGAGCTGTAGGTTTTCTTTCCTTCGGTGCAGTACGTTATTATGAAAATATTCCGGATACAAAACCGGAAGATGAACCGGCTCCTGATGCATACTTTGCATTATACGACGAGGTTCTTGTAGTAGATCATGTGGATCGTCTTTTAAGGATTGTTGTAAATGCACGTCTTTCGGAATACGAAGATCCTAAAGCTTGTTACGAAGCTACATTAGAAAGAATTGATGCGATCGAAAAGGAGATCAGAGAAGGAGAACTTCCTGGTTGGGTTAAACATCCGCTTGAGTCTAAAGAAAAATTAGAATACACTCCTAATATTCCGGACGAAGATTATAAAAAAGCGGTCCAGAAAGCGAAGGAATATATTTACGCGGGAGATATCTTCCAAGTAGTTCCTTCTAGAAAGTTGGAATTCCGACCAGGTGTTCCTCCTTTCCAAGTATATCGTGGATTAAGAACGGTAAATCCAAGCCCTTATATGTATTTCCTCAAGTTGGATGATATTTCCTTGGTAGGATCTTCTCCTGAGATTATGGTAAAATGTAAGGATAGAAAAACTTACTTAAGACCGATCGCAGGTACAAGACCAAGAGGAGCTAATCCGGAAGCGGACAGACTTTTAGAAGAGAATCTTTTAGCGGATCCGAAAGAGATCGCAGAACATATCATGCTCGTTGATCTGGGAAGAAATGACTTAGGCAGAGTTTGTGAAGCAGGAAGCGTTCGAGTAGAAGATTTTAAAATTATAGAAAAGTATTCCCACGTCATGCATATCGTGAGCCAATGTTCCGGAATTTTGGAAGAAGGAAAATCGGTTTACGATCTTCTCCGCGCCACTCTACCTGCAGGAACAGTTTCGGGCGCACCTAAGATCAGAGCTATGGAAATCATAGACGAGCTGGAAAGAACCAGAAGAGGAATTTATTCTGGAGCCTTAGGTTATATTTCCTACCAAGGAGATACAGACATGGCAATCGTGATCCGCACTATCTCTTTTTATGGAGAGAAGGCATTCGTCCAAGCAGGTGGTGGAGTGGTTTATGATTCTTCCCCAGAAGGCGAATTAGAAGAGACCAAAAACAAAATGGCTGCATTACTTCGAGCAGTTGACTTTGCAAGAAACGGATTGAAAGGAGAATGGAATAGATGA
- a CDS encoding acyl-CoA dehydrogenase family protein: protein MDFALSDDQKALRGLARDFAKNEIRPKAEHHDKTGEYPLQILKKAWEIGLMNIHIPEKYNGAGMTELDDTIIGEELFWGCSAMATAILANNLALAPVLIGASDEVLKKWIQPMTEQFQLCAYAVTEPGAGSDVAGIRTTARKVGDEYIINGSKMWITNAGYADWFFVLTKTDPAAGHKGITGFIVSSKTPGVVVGKKELNMGQKCSDTRGITFEEVKVHKSQMIGKEGDGFKIAMGAFDHTRPGVAIGAVGVARAAMEHALEYAKTRTAFGKPIMENQAISFMIAEMARDIEAGRLLCHQAAWLIDNGFRNTYQASIAKVFCADACMRITTDAVQVLGGYGFNSEYPVEKLMRDAKIFQIYEGTSQIQRLIISRYLTEGKGIEGPNL from the coding sequence ATGGATTTCGCTCTTTCAGACGATCAAAAAGCGCTTAGAGGTCTTGCCAGAGATTTTGCAAAAAATGAGATCCGCCCAAAAGCGGAGCATCACGATAAAACTGGAGAATACCCTCTTCAGATCTTGAAAAAGGCCTGGGAAATAGGCTTAATGAATATCCATATTCCGGAAAAATATAACGGAGCCGGAATGACCGAGTTAGATGATACTATCATCGGAGAGGAATTATTCTGGGGTTGTTCCGCAATGGCGACTGCGATCCTTGCAAACAACCTTGCATTAGCACCGGTTCTTATCGGAGCAAGCGACGAAGTCCTTAAAAAATGGATTCAGCCTATGACAGAACAATTCCAACTCTGCGCTTATGCAGTTACTGAACCTGGTGCAGGTTCCGACGTCGCGGGTATCCGCACTACTGCAAGAAAAGTTGGAGATGAATATATTATCAACGGTTCCAAGATGTGGATTACTAACGCAGGTTATGCGGACTGGTTCTTCGTTCTTACTAAAACCGATCCTGCTGCGGGTCATAAAGGTATTACAGGATTTATAGTTAGTTCCAAAACCCCAGGTGTAGTCGTTGGCAAAAAAGAATTGAACATGGGACAAAAATGTTCCGACACCAGAGGAATCACTTTCGAAGAAGTGAAAGTTCACAAAAGCCAAATGATCGGTAAAGAAGGCGATGGATTTAAGATCGCAATGGGAGCGTTTGATCATACTCGTCCTGGTGTCGCAATCGGAGCAGTTGGTGTTGCAAGAGCAGCCATGGAACATGCATTAGAATATGCTAAAACTAGAACTGCATTCGGTAAACCTATCATGGAGAACCAAGCTATTTCCTTTATGATCGCAGAGATGGCGAGAGATATAGAAGCAGGAAGACTTCTTTGCCACCAAGCTGCTTGGTTGATCGATAATGGTTTCAGAAATACTTACCAAGCTTCTATCGCTAAAGTATTCTGCGCAGATGCTTGTATGAGAATTACGACTGACGCAGTACAAGTATTAGGTGGTTACGGTTTTAACTCTGAATACCCAGTTGAAAAACTGATGAGAGACGCTAAAATTTTCCAAATTTACGAAGGTACTTCTCAAATCCAAAGATTGATCATCTCCCGTTACCTGACAGAAGGTAAAGGGATAGAAGGACCGAACCTCTGA
- a CDS encoding patatin-like phospholipase family protein: MASKKSPNLIFKKSYDALALNSAFFGFYAHSGFSLGLKEIGFKPAAIAGSSSGALIGSLVSAGIPPEEITRFILTLQKSDFWDGNFFSQFLKPFKKGLKNYSGILSGKKIRTLLEPYLGGKDISEMPIKMGIAVSNLTKGIRELKTEGNIVDMIMASMTFPILFEVPNLNGEEFLDGGVADAEPIKEFILDPSIKRIVIHDIENRKPVSDKVLMRAFDSCVNVIASETRDLKELLAKKYGKKIIRVVTNTPYLHPNKMENGRLALELGRRSAHFMKSQILGT; encoded by the coding sequence ATGGCTTCCAAAAAATCGCCGAATCTTATCTTTAAAAAATCGTATGACGCATTGGCTTTGAACTCAGCATTTTTCGGCTTTTACGCACACTCCGGTTTCTCTCTCGGACTAAAAGAAATCGGTTTCAAACCGGCGGCAATCGCAGGTTCTAGTTCTGGAGCTTTGATAGGTTCTTTAGTTTCAGCAGGAATTCCGCCCGAAGAGATCACAAGATTCATTCTTACTTTGCAAAAAAGCGATTTCTGGGACGGAAACTTCTTCAGCCAGTTCCTGAAACCGTTTAAAAAAGGACTCAAAAATTATTCAGGTATCCTTTCCGGAAAAAAGATCAGGACCTTATTAGAACCTTATTTGGGAGGTAAGGATATTTCTGAGATGCCTATCAAGATGGGGATCGCAGTTTCCAATCTTACCAAGGGTATCAGAGAATTAAAGACCGAAGGGAATATCGTAGATATGATCATGGCATCCATGACATTCCCCATTCTATTCGAAGTTCCAAACTTGAATGGAGAGGAATTTTTAGATGGTGGTGTTGCGGATGCGGAACCGATCAAAGAATTTATATTGGATCCAAGCATCAAGAGGATCGTTATTCACGATATTGAGAACCGCAAACCTGTTTCGGATAAAGTATTAATGCGAGCTTTCGATTCTTGCGTGAATGTAATCGCAAGTGAGACCAGAGATCTTAAAGAACTATTAGCTAAGAAATATGGTAAAAAAATTATCAGAGTAGTGACGAATACTCCCTATCTTCATCCGAACAAAATGGAAAACGGAAGATTAGCTTTAGAGTTAGGAAGAAGGTCCGCTCATTTTATGAAATCTCAAATATTAGGAACCTAA
- the cutA gene encoding divalent-cation tolerance protein CutA yields MSYRTFYVTTKNETEALKIAETLVNERLVACANLIPGMKSIYRWHGRLEHNQETILLLKTKDSEAEKVVARISELHSYTVPCIVSWEIKEANQKYLRWIDSEIGK; encoded by the coding sequence ATGAGCTATCGAACTTTTTACGTCACCACTAAGAATGAGACAGAGGCTTTAAAAATCGCTGAAACTTTAGTGAACGAAAGACTGGTTGCCTGCGCCAATTTGATCCCTGGTATGAAATCTATTTATAGATGGCATGGGAGATTGGAGCATAATCAGGAAACGATTCTTTTATTAAAAACCAAAGATTCCGAGGCGGAGAAAGTCGTAGCAAGAATTTCGGAGCTACATAGTTACACGGTCCCTTGTATTGTTTCCTGGGAAATCAAAGAGGCGAACCAAAAGTATTTGCGTTGGATAGATTCGGAAATCGGAAAATAA
- a CDS encoding alpha/beta fold hydrolase, producing MMIVGGSFYSCKSDSSQNAEAAALLASLDPSLAQASGNKGVSELEDSSGQIQNAFAQESDGSFTFDNTIKVTANDGVVLEASLFTPSTPSPTGKYPTVIFVNSWALNKYEYLVPAAKLAKKGYIVLSYSTRGFGASGGLIDTAGPKDRADLSKIIDWLLANTQTDSANIGISGISYGAGISLAGVSTEPRIKTAVAMSGWGNLKRSLYGNDTPRLIWGLLLVASSYITGRPDPIIAQNFGKLLQHTDIDSVTTWAADRSPETFVGQLNASAGKSVMISNNFEDFLFNPNAVLDYYAKITVPKKLLMNEGIHASAEIGGILGFSGTVWDNAYDWFDYWLKGINNGIMDKPQVTFQKRFAGPRVTLPSWPSPTVSDKTFYLKPRGLFSNGEIGTSQNTTVTNTGILSGADTAASTGFPLLADILAAHAEIPVTTNLGLVSRVNGIVYQSSNLSSTLKIRGKMFWNGRISSSLGKANVNVYFYDVDKYGTATLITHGTGTIFDAGWYETKDMSIDLNAVAYDVPAGNKIAIAIDTFDSQYAVPTVLIYGLDVKHSKSPQSTLVIQSEN from the coding sequence ATGATGATCGTAGGAGGATCATTTTACTCATGTAAAAGTGATTCTTCTCAAAATGCGGAAGCTGCAGCCCTCTTAGCTTCCTTAGATCCAAGCTTGGCTCAAGCTTCAGGAAACAAAGGTGTTTCCGAGTTAGAAGATTCAAGCGGCCAGATCCAAAATGCATTTGCACAAGAGAGCGACGGAAGTTTCACTTTCGACAATACTATTAAGGTAACTGCGAATGATGGAGTTGTATTAGAGGCTAGCCTTTTTACACCTTCTACCCCTTCCCCTACCGGAAAATACCCAACAGTAATTTTCGTTAATAGCTGGGCATTAAACAAATACGAGTATCTGGTTCCCGCTGCGAAACTCGCTAAAAAGGGGTATATAGTTCTCTCTTATAGCACAAGAGGTTTCGGAGCTTCCGGAGGATTAATCGATACTGCTGGTCCAAAAGATAGAGCCGACTTAAGCAAAATTATCGATTGGTTACTTGCCAACACTCAAACCGATTCAGCAAATATCGGTATTTCTGGTATCTCTTATGGTGCCGGAATTTCTTTAGCGGGTGTAAGCACTGAGCCTAGAATTAAAACTGCTGTTGCAATGAGCGGTTGGGGAAATCTAAAACGTTCTCTTTATGGCAATGATACTCCTAGATTGATCTGGGGATTATTGCTGGTTGCTTCCAGCTATATCACAGGAAGACCTGATCCGATCATCGCACAGAATTTCGGAAAACTTCTACAACATACGGATATCGACTCTGTGACCACATGGGCCGCAGATCGTTCTCCTGAAACTTTTGTAGGACAATTAAATGCTTCTGCAGGTAAGTCGGTAATGATCTCGAATAACTTCGAGGACTTCTTATTTAACCCGAATGCGGTTTTAGATTATTATGCTAAGATCACTGTTCCTAAAAAACTTTTAATGAACGAAGGGATCCATGCTTCCGCGGAAATCGGTGGCATCCTCGGTTTTTCCGGTACAGTTTGGGATAACGCATACGATTGGTTCGATTATTGGTTGAAAGGTATCAATAACGGGATCATGGACAAACCTCAGGTTACTTTCCAAAAACGTTTTGCGGGACCTAGAGTAACTCTCCCTTCTTGGCCTTCTCCTACTGTTTCCGATAAAACTTTTTATCTGAAACCAAGAGGTCTATTCTCTAATGGAGAAATTGGTACTAGTCAAAACACTACTGTTACTAATACTGGAATTCTTTCCGGAGCGGATACTGCTGCAAGCACCGGATTTCCTTTGCTTGCGGATATTCTTGCTGCTCATGCTGAAATTCCAGTAACAACCAATTTAGGTTTAGTAAGCAGAGTGAATGGTATCGTTTACCAATCTTCTAACTTAAGTTCTACACTGAAGATTAGAGGTAAAATGTTCTGGAACGGAAGGATCTCTTCCAGCCTAGGAAAGGCTAACGTGAACGTTTACTTCTACGATGTAGACAAATATGGCACCGCTACTTTGATCACTCATGGTACCGGAACTATTTTCGACGCGGGATGGTATGAAACAAAAGATATGTCTATCGATCTAAATGCGGTAGCGTATGATGTTCCTGCTGGAAATAAGATCGCGATTGCAATCGATACTTTCGATTCTCAATATGCGGTGCCTACTGTGCTGATTTATGGTCTGGATGTGAAACATTCCAAGAGCCCACAATCCACTTTAGTGATCCAATCGGAGAATTAA
- a CDS encoding helix-turn-helix domain-containing protein has translation MLLSVACLLRPERSAGLKILSLLSFCVSIQFLYVYFLLKGIYFEPSFLNHLHIPFAWFLGPGMYSLYSVTVREEKFTAFERSFYLPGILLLILFPILYLVLPQIFGSRPVDYFEKNSTSWSDILLLGAYSANLVFYSSIVWQTRAAFRLERLQKDAGARILLFVVIGSGSVTSILVISYLIRDINLLFISVLSTVIYAVAGYLAQIYAPEVFSEMGPSMRDAYRNSRLEGVDTTDLENRLESLMSKGKIYLQEDLSLSILSNQLDIKPYQLSEFLNQRKGTNFSKFVNGFRVAEAVRILQKEEGANILSVAYRSGFNSKATFNLAFKSIQGVSPREYLRKSKVS, from the coding sequence ATGCTTCTTTCTGTGGCATGCTTACTCCGTCCGGAAAGAAGCGCCGGTTTAAAGATCTTATCTTTATTATCTTTTTGTGTTTCTATCCAATTCTTATACGTTTATTTTCTTTTGAAGGGGATTTATTTCGAACCTTCGTTTTTAAATCATCTTCATATTCCATTCGCCTGGTTTTTAGGACCTGGAATGTATAGTTTGTATTCCGTTACGGTTCGAGAGGAGAAGTTCACAGCCTTCGAAAGGAGTTTTTATCTTCCAGGAATACTTCTTCTTATATTATTCCCAATCTTGTATTTAGTTTTACCTCAAATCTTTGGAAGCCGACCTGTAGATTATTTCGAAAAAAATTCCACAAGTTGGTCGGATATCCTATTGTTAGGTGCTTATTCTGCAAATTTGGTATTTTATTCTTCTATAGTTTGGCAGACAAGGGCGGCTTTCCGATTGGAGAGGCTACAAAAAGATGCAGGCGCAAGGATACTTCTGTTCGTCGTGATCGGAAGTGGAAGTGTAACTTCTATCCTTGTTATTTCTTATTTAATCAGAGATATTAATTTATTATTCATTTCTGTTTTAAGCACTGTGATCTACGCAGTAGCAGGTTATTTAGCACAAATTTACGCTCCGGAAGTTTTTAGTGAGATGGGACCTTCTATGAGAGATGCATATCGTAATTCCAGATTGGAAGGTGTGGACACGACAGATCTGGAAAATCGTTTAGAAAGTTTGATGTCAAAAGGAAAGATCTATCTACAAGAAGATCTTTCTCTTTCCATACTATCCAATCAGTTAGATATCAAACCATATCAACTTTCGGAATTTCTAAATCAGAGAAAAGGCACTAACTTTTCAAAGTTTGTAAACGGTTTCAGAGTAGCAGAAGCGGTTCGTATATTACAAAAAGAAGAAGGAGCCAATATTCTCTCAGTTGCTTACAGATCCGGCTTCAATTCAAAGGCAACTTTCAATCTTGCATTCAAATCTATACAAGGTGTTTCTCCTAGAGAGTATCTTCGAAAGTCTAAAGTCTCTTAA
- a CDS encoding OmpA family protein, with protein sequence MKSGDDLELNEYHRVRARQGHRVINREDKNRILLKATSCKKEGCDFSAIFDTYIKFPELDPAFYKDKTFKSKFNISETGQYTVPPEYSMPNLRSLPSFSAKEVGVGEEWTKPASESFQFPSARIEIPVQAKYVYQGKGDWEYAGKKGNADLIEYNYNLMKESDPIAQNIPYKIYGFAKGKVFFDSEQGVPQYKYVQLAYTFVFPNGIAQEMSFEIHGVYSKQNSVTENDKDKIAEEVKRILGPFPEGSTYPKKKPTGKKGNGLEWPEWEGNPEEEVPDRAPVEIRKSNEGVVLSLDNLLFDYNKSELKPEAKKVLERIADVLKKYPDREIRIGGHTDDKGSQEYNLKLSQDRALSVLQELRDSHGVEETRMSYRGYGKSQPVSENSTEAGRAKNRRVDITIVLE encoded by the coding sequence ATGAAATCCGGAGACGATCTGGAATTGAATGAATACCACCGAGTAAGGGCAAGACAAGGCCATAGAGTTATCAATAGGGAAGATAAAAATCGAATTTTGTTAAAGGCAACCAGCTGTAAAAAGGAAGGCTGTGATTTTTCAGCAATATTCGATACATATATTAAATTTCCTGAATTAGATCCTGCATTTTATAAGGACAAAACTTTCAAGAGTAAATTTAATATTTCAGAAACGGGACAGTATACCGTTCCTCCCGAATACAGTATGCCTAATCTAAGATCTTTGCCTAGCTTCTCCGCAAAAGAGGTGGGTGTGGGCGAAGAATGGACCAAACCTGCTTCTGAAAGTTTTCAGTTTCCTAGTGCCAGAATAGAGATCCCAGTACAAGCAAAGTATGTTTACCAAGGTAAGGGAGACTGGGAATATGCTGGCAAAAAAGGAAATGCGGACCTGATAGAATATAATTATAATTTAATGAAAGAATCAGATCCGATCGCTCAGAATATTCCTTACAAAATTTACGGTTTTGCAAAAGGAAAAGTATTTTTTGATTCTGAACAAGGTGTCCCTCAATACAAGTATGTCCAACTTGCTTATACCTTCGTATTTCCAAATGGGATCGCGCAAGAAATGTCTTTTGAGATCCACGGAGTGTATTCTAAACAAAACTCAGTTACAGAAAACGATAAGGACAAAATTGCAGAAGAAGTCAAAAGGATCTTAGGCCCTTTCCCGGAAGGAAGTACTTACCCTAAAAAGAAACCTACTGGTAAAAAAGGAAACGGATTAGAATGGCCTGAATGGGAAGGAAATCCGGAAGAGGAAGTTCCGGACCGTGCACCTGTAGAGATCAGAAAATCGAATGAAGGTGTTGTACTTTCTTTAGATAATCTTCTTTTTGATTATAATAAATCTGAACTAAAACCGGAAGCAAAAAAGGTTTTGGAAAGAATTGCGGACGTTCTTAAAAAATACCCGGACAGAGAAATTCGGATCGGCGGGCATACGGACGATAAAGGAAGCCAAGAGTATAATCTCAAACTTTCCCAAGACAGAGCATTATCAGTTCTGCAAGAATTAAGAGATTCTCATGGAGTTGAAGAAACAAGAATGTCTTATAGAGGTTACGGAAAGTCTCAACCGGTATCTGAAAATTCAACAGAAGCAGGTAGAGCGAAAAACCGAAGAGTGGATATCACTATCGTTTTGGAATAA